The genomic window GTATCCTACGGAGACAACCTTTATGAAATTCATGGCTCTTATTGGCTAAAGTTCACATACAAAGGCAAGACTTACTATGAGAGGATTGGCAAGGTTGATGAAATGCCTTTGACAATGGCAAGGAACATAGCCATAAAGATAAAGCAAGAGATAATTCAAGGCACTTACCTACCAGTAAAAGAGAAGGGACTGACCTTTAGAGAAGTGGCACAGGAATATCTCAAGTGGTATGAGACCCACCATCACAACACTAAGGAAAGCACCAAGAGAAAACACAAGCATGTAGTCCAAAAGCTCGTAGAAGTTTTTGGCTCTTTGCCTGCAAGCAATATAACCACACTGAGAATTGAAAGCTACAAACAGGAAAGGCTTAAAGAAGGAGTTAGTCCAAAAACAATAAACAATGAGCTTTCTACTCTTAGAGCCATCCTCAGAAAAGCCAAAGAACTTGGACTTATCCACTTTGACCTGCCAAAGATAAACCTTTTAAAGGTTAGCAATGAAAGAGTTAGGTATTTACTCCCAGAGGAAGTAGACAGGCTTATAAGCAACCTGCCAGACTGGTTAAAGCCAATGGTAGAGTTTGCCCTTTACACCGGGCTAAGGGCTGGAGAACTCACAAGCCTTAAGTGGGACATGGTAGACTTTGCAAGCTCAAGCCTACAATTGCCCGCCAGCCTTTCCAAAAACAAAGAGACCGCACGCATACCACTAAACTCCAGAGCTATTGAGATACTAAAGGAGATAAAGGAAAAGCAAGAGAAGTCAGGCATAGGACATGGCTATGTGTTTACCAACTCAAAAGGTGAGCCATACTCAGAAGGTGGCTATAGGAAAGCCTTTAACAACGCACTAAGGAAGTCCAACATAGTGGACTTTAGGTTTCATGACCTTAGGCATACCTTTGCCAGCTGGCTTGCCATGAAAGGAGTAGACCTCTACACCATACAACACCTAACAAGGCATAAGTCTACCAACATGGTAAAGAGATACGCCCACCTTAGCCCAGAGCATCTAAGAGAGGCTGTCAAGAAACTGGAGGACATGCCTAAGGTCATACCTTTCCCTAATGCTAAGGAAAATAGTTAACCTGTGGTTAATGCTAAGGCTTAGGTATTCCTAAAACCTTTATCAATCAAGAACTTCAGAAATTTAGCTTTCTGGCTCATAACCCGAAGGTCGGAGGTTCAAATCCTCCCCCCGCAAGTTAAAACCCTTATAAATCAAAGCCTTGAGAAAAGCACCCCTCGTATAACTTAAGGGATAAATAAGGAGCTAAAATCTCCTAACGGGAAGGTCTTCGAGTTTCTTGTAGTTTCCATCTTTCAGAAGTCTTAACAATAGGAGGGCGGTCATATAAGCATCCTCAAGGGCGTTGTGTTGGGTTGATATGGGAAGTTTAAAGATTTTTAGAAGTTCTTCAAGGCTTGGCACTTTACCCTTGTGTTCTACCAAGTCCAACAGGTCAAGGGCGTAGGCTTTCAGGGAAAAACCACATTCTTCTTTTATGAGCCTTTTGAGCATAGCCATGTCAATTTGAAGAAAGTATCCTGCAAGTATACATCCCTTTGCGTATTCTAAAAACTCCATGCATATCTCTTTTCTTGCTCTGGCATTGCGTAAATCCTCTGGAGTTATTCCATGCACCTTTATTGATTCGTTATATTCCCTCGTAGGCTTGAGAAGTGCATAGAAATTCTTACTTAGGTCTACTCTGAGGTTTTCTATCTTTACCGCACCGATGCTTAAAGCCTCGTCCTTTTTAAGGTCAAGCCCAGTAGTCTCCGTATCAAAGACCACAAAGCACAGGTCTTCAGTTTTTGTCTCTTTGTTTACCTCCCAGCTAAGCTCTTCCCTACTCCCTAAGAGTTTATCTATGAGAGCCCTTATCATTCAAAATACCTCAAGTTATATCTTTCATATAGAAACTCTTGAAACTCTTTTATTATCATGAATACATCCTTAAGCGTTCCCTTTTCTGCCTTTGATATTTGGTCAGGGTTTATGTAGTTGTCTGGTTCTTTGCCTTCTTTTATCTTTTGTGCCTGAAATTTAAACCTCATGCCGAGGAGAAATCTGTAGGCTTCTTTTAAGTCTTTTGCATATTCTGGTGTTAAAACTCCGTTTTTACTTAACTCCTCTATACGCTCAAAGGTGTTTTGTTGAGATATACCCTTTTCAAGTGCTAAGGCTCGCACACCCTGAGTTATGGGGAATATGCCACCCTTTTTAATGTCTATCTCACCCTTATGCTCTCCACTTCTTTCTACTACAAAGTCTCTAAAAAATCCAAGAGGTGGCTTAAACCTTACTGCATCTACCGCAAGGAAGGGAATAAAGCCCGGGTTTTTCTTTATGCTATTTTTCACGTGTTCCCAGAGCTTTTGCACCAAAGTTTGGTCTCCAAACACATTTCTAAAGTCAAAGAAGATCGCCACGTTAAGTATGTTTTCTGGCTTTGGCTTTTCAATCCACTCTGACACCACACTTTCCCACTCTCCTGCAGACCTCCTCCAGAAGGGGTTTGATATCATCACGTTCCCAGGACAAGCTGGAAAACCTATCTGAAGAAGAACCTCTATGTAGACTTTTGAAAACCTTTCAAAATATGCCCTTGGCTCAAAGTCAAGAAGAGGATAGTCTTGATATATAAGTGCGTTGTCTTGGTCTGTTTTTAGGCTTTGCTCCTTCCTGCCCTCGCTCCCTAAGACCATTATGCTAAAGGGAACGAGGGGTTCTTCTCCAAGCCTATTCAAAGCTATGTAAACTGCCCTTTTCATAAAGCGGTCGTTTATCTCTGATATGTATTCTCCAAGTTTTTCTGGGTCTGTGCCATGAAAGACCAATTCCAACACCTGCTCTCTTACAAGTCCGTAAAGGTATCTTAGCTCTTGCACTGTCTTTGCCTTGTCTATTTCCTTTATGAGTAGAACCGCATTCTTGCTCTCGTAGGCTATGATATCTCTGTCCTCAAGCAAGCCTATGGGTGTGCTGTTTTTGAGCACGAGTATTTTCCTTATGCCATGCCTTGCCATAAGCACCATGGCTTCGTAAAGGGTTTTATTGCTTTCTATAGAAACTACTGGAAAGGTGGCAACATCTTTCAGTTTTACTTCTTCTGGCTTTAGTCCCTTGGCTAATACCCTTTTTAGCACATCCCTCTCAGTTAGTATTCCCAAACCCTCTTGAAGTCTTACAAGAACATAGGTGCTATCCTTTGCCACCATTTCTCTTATAGCTTCCTCAACTGTCTTAGAGCTATCAAGGGTAAGTGGTGGTCTTAGGTTTAGGTCTTCAAGAAGAACTTCCATATGTTTTTCTACTGTGGAGGTATGCTGTTTTTTTGAGGCAACCAACCTTCTTGCCAGTTTCTGAGTAAAATATTCTCTAAATCCTTCGTGCTCTCCCATTAGGGAGCTAAAAATTTTTCTGTTAAGTAAAAAAACCACACTATCTTCTACAGCCTTTGCGGTTGAAGTTGGTGGGTTTTTGCTCATCAAAGACACATATCCAAAGCACTCACCTTCATGGAGGTATTCCACTGGCTCTCCTTCTCTCTCAAGCAGAACACTACCACTTCTAAGTATGTATAGAAACTCCAGAGGTTTTGAGCCTTCCTTGAATATTACATCACCTTTATTGTAGCATTCCACCAATAGGTTATGAGCTATAGCTCTTCTCTGCTTTTCACTGAGAAGGTTAAAGGGTTCAATCTCCGATAGAAACCTTTCTGCGTCTAACATCAGAATAATTTTATGACCGCATACCTAAGTAATAAAAGGGTAAGAACTATGGCAAGGGTATGACAACAGGGAAGAAACTTCCTGTAGACCCTGTATGCGGGTTCTGTAGGCATATAAAGCATGTTGTAGAAAAAGTTTCTTCTATCTGTTGTGAAAAAGGAAAGGGCGGCTCGCCCAAGGACGAGCCACATATAAAAGGCAAGGCTGTAATTGAGAAACTGCTCCATTACTCCTGAGCTCCAGCCTTTACTGCACCCTTTGGATAGCGTATGCTGTCCACAAAGTCTTGAATGTGCTTGGGTGGGGGTGGTGTAAGCCTTGAGACCACAAGGGCAACCAGGAAGTTAAGAGGCATGCCAAATATACCAGATGCTATGGGCTTTATGCCAAAAAGCTCTATGCCTTTGAACCTGCTAAGGTATAAGTATATGATGGTTACGCTGAGACCTACGATTATACCCGCTATAGCCCCCTGCTTATTCATCCTCTTGTCCCATATACCAAGCACGAGAGCTGGGAAGAGAGAAGCTGCGGCAAGAGAGAAAGCCCATGCAACGAGTTCAACGATTATAGCAAGCCTGAAGCTGGCAACATAGGCGCCTATAAGAGCAACCACAAGCAGTAGAGCTTTTCCTATCTTAACCCTCGTAGAAGGCGAAAGGTTAGGGTTTATCATCTTGTAATAAAGGTCGTGAGATATGGCGTTAGAGATGGTAATAAGAAGTCCGTCTGCAGTGGAGAGTGCTGCGGCAAGACCTCCCGCTGCCACAAAGCCAGCTATAACATAAGGAAGACCAGCTATCTCTGGAGTAGCAAGCACTATCATATCTGGATGTATGGATATCTCCGCAAACTGCACTATCCCATCTCCGTTTAGGTCCTTTATGGTTATCAGGTTTACCTTTGCCCACTTTTGAACCCAGTCAGGAAGTTCACTAAAGGCTTTGCCTACGAGGTTTAGCATCTCGTATCTTCCAAAGGCTGCATATGCGGGTGCGGTTATGTATAGAAGAAGTATGAAGAAGAGAGCCCATCCTGCAGAGGTTCTTGCCTCCCTTACCGTTGGTGTGGTGTAGAACCTC from Hydrogenobacter sp. T-8 includes these protein-coding regions:
- a CDS encoding phage integrase; protein product: MAKARKKGKVSYGDNLYEIHGSYWLKFTYKGKTYYERIGKVDEMPLTMARNIAIKIKQEIIQGTYLPVKEKGLTFREVAQEYLKWYETHHHNTKESTKRKHKHVVQKLVEVFGSLPASNITTLRIESYKQERLKEGVSPKTINNELSTLRAILRKAKELGLIHFDLPKINLLKVSNERVRYLLPEEVDRLISNLPDWLKPMVEFALYTGLRAGELTSLKWDMVDFASSSLQLPASLSKNKETARIPLNSRAIEILKEIKEKQEKSGIGHGYVFTNSKGEPYSEGGYRKAFNNALRKSNIVDFRFHDLRHTFASWLAMKGVDLYTIQHLTRHKSTNMVKRYAHLSPEHLREAVKKLEDMPKVIPFPNAKENS
- a CDS encoding YggT family protein, which codes for MEQFLNYSLAFYMWLVLGRAALSFFTTDRRNFFYNMLYMPTEPAYRVYRKFLPCCHTLAIVLTLLLLRYAVIKLF
- a CDS encoding 3'-5' exonuclease, whose amino-acid sequence is MIRALIDKLLGSREELSWEVNKETKTEDLCFVVFDTETTGLDLKKDEALSIGAVKIENLRVDLSKNFYALLKPTREYNESIKVHGITPEDLRNARARKEICMEFLEYAKGCILAGYFLQIDMAMLKRLIKEECGFSLKAYALDLLDLVEHKGKVPSLEELLKIFKLPISTQHNALEDAYMTALLLLRLLKDGNYKKLEDLPVRRF
- a CDS encoding putative nucleotidyltransferase substrate binding domain-containing protein, producing the protein MLDAERFLSEIEPFNLLSEKQRRAIAHNLLVECYNKGDVIFKEGSKPLEFLYILRSGSVLLEREGEPVEYLHEGECFGYVSLMSKNPPTSTAKAVEDSVVFLLNRKIFSSLMGEHEGFREYFTQKLARRLVASKKQHTSTVEKHMEVLLEDLNLRPPLTLDSSKTVEEAIREMVAKDSTYVLVRLQEGLGILTERDVLKRVLAKGLKPEEVKLKDVATFPVVSIESNKTLYEAMVLMARHGIRKILVLKNSTPIGLLEDRDIIAYESKNAVLLIKEIDKAKTVQELRYLYGLVREQVLELVFHGTDPEKLGEYISEINDRFMKRAVYIALNRLGEEPLVPFSIMVLGSEGRKEQSLKTDQDNALIYQDYPLLDFEPRAYFERFSKVYIEVLLQIGFPACPGNVMISNPFWRRSAGEWESVVSEWIEKPKPENILNVAIFFDFRNVFGDQTLVQKLWEHVKNSIKKNPGFIPFLAVDAVRFKPPLGFFRDFVVERSGEHKGEIDIKKGGIFPITQGVRALALEKGISQQNTFERIEELSKNGVLTPEYAKDLKEAYRFLLGMRFKFQAQKIKEGKEPDNYINPDQISKAEKGTLKDVFMIIKEFQEFLYERYNLRYFE